The Pochonia chlamydosporia 170 chromosome 1, whole genome shotgun sequence genome window below encodes:
- a CDS encoding acetyltransferase, GNAT family (similar to Metarhizium acridum CQMa 102 XP_007809987.1) → MGTPFISFLGPSKLEGFEPGKPHNEQPSTIPKVFIDAMEVREEVFVREQNVPLENEQDSDDPRSCHWVVYASVNKTEETEVRDEDGNVIQPRKSSTRTTPIGTIRLVPFPHANHPKVGGEYWNNELKNGSNGGTPDISSPSATTGSDRPTTFHDGKEPYVKLGRLAVVKEYRGNGLSGLLIQTALSWLKSNPSFFDPSITELGLEQMGASTETEIPKWGGLVCVHAQEQVVGTWEKLGFRVDKAMGRWWEEGIPHVGMFKRLEISPKEVRI, encoded by the coding sequence ATGGGCACACCATTCATCTCGTTCCTCGGGCCTAGCAAGCTGGAGGGATTCGAGCCCGGCAAACCACACAATGAGCAACCCTCCACGATACCAAAAGTCTTCATAGACGCTATGGAAGTCCGTGAAGAGGTGTTCGTCCGTGAGCAAAATGTACCGCTGGAGAATGAGCAAGACAGCGATGACCCGCGATCCTGTCACTGGGTCGTATACGCCAGCGTCAACAAGACCGAAGAGACGGAGGTGCGAGATGAAGACGGGAATGTTATTCAACCGCGGAAAAGCTCAACGCGGACTACACCTATCGGCACTATCCGCCTGGTTCCCTTTCCTCACGCTAATCACCCCAAGGTTGGCGGCGAGTACTGGAACAACGAGTTGAAGAATGGAAGTAATGGTGGCACGCCTGATATCAGTTCCCCTTCAGCAACTACTGGCTCAGACCGACCCACTACCTTTCATGACGGAAAAGAACCATACGTCAAGCTGGGGCGGCTGGCTGTCGTCAAGGAATATAGGGGCAACGGCCTCTCTGGGCTTTTGATTCAGACTGCCCTCTCGTGGCTCAAGTCTAACCCGTCGTTCTTTGACCCCAGCATCACGGAGCTAGGTCTTGAGCAAATGGGTGCGTCGACCGAAACAGAGATACCCAAGTGGGGTGGTCTTGTTTGTGTCCATGCCCAGGAGCAGGTTGTAGGGACGTGGGAAAAGTTGGGATTTCGCGTGGACAAGGCGATGGGGAGGTGGTGGGAAGAAGGAATACCTCATGTCGGCATGTTTAAACGGCTTGAGATAAGTCCAAAGGAGGTCCGGATTTAG
- a CDS encoding 40S ribosomal protein S5 (similar to Metarhizium acridum CQMa 102 XP_007809986.1): protein MSDGGDIEVENTVVSDVLPKDVTKEVGNVKLFNKWDYDVEVRDISLTDYISLRNPVYVTHSAGRYAVKRFRKANCPIIERLTNSLMMHGRNNGKKLMAVRIVAHSFEIIHLMTDQNPIQVAVDAIVNCGPREDSTRIGSAGTVRRQAVDVSPLRRVNQAIALLTTGAREAAFRNVKSIAECLAEELINAAKGSSNSYAIKKKDELERVAKSNR, encoded by the exons ATGTCTGACGGTGGCGATATCGAGGTCGAGAACACTGTCGTCTCTGACGTCCTTCCCAAGGATGTTACCAAGGAGGTCGGCAACGTCAAGTTGTTCAACAAGTGGGACTACGATGTCGAGGTTCGCGACATCTCTTTGAC TGACTACATTTCCCTGCGAAACCCCGTCTATGTCACCCACTCTGCTGGCCGATATGCCGTCAAGCGATTCCGCAAGGCCAACTGCCCCATCATTGAGCGATTGACCAACTCGCTCATGATGCACGGCCGCAACAACGGCAAGAAGCTGATGGCTGTCCGCATTGTCGCCCACTCTTTCGAGATT ATCCACCTCATGACCGACCAGAACCCCATCCAGGTCGCCGTCGACGCCATCGTCAACTGCGGTCCCCGCGAAGACTCTACCCGAATTGGCTCCGCCGGTACCGTCCGACGACAAGCCGTCGATGTCTCCCCTCTCCGCCGCGTCAACCAGGCCATCGCCCTGCTCACCACCGGTGCCCGTGAGGCCGCTTTCCGCAACGTCAAGTCGATTGCTGAGTGCCTCGCCGAAGAGCTGATCAACGCCGCCAAGGGTAGCAGCAACTCCTACGctatcaagaagaaggacgagtTGGAGCGTGTGGCCAAGAGCAACCGATAA
- a CDS encoding ribosomal protein S25 (similar to Metarhizium robertsii ARSEF 23 XP_007818732.2), whose product MAPAAGAKKQKKKWSKGKVKDKAQHAVLLDKTTSEKLYKDVQSYRLVTVATLVDRMKVNGSLARQCLNDLEEKGLIKPVVTHSKMKIYTRAVGGS is encoded by the exons ATG GCGCCTGCTGCTGGAGctaagaagcaaaagaagaagtgGTCGAagggcaaggtcaaggacaaggcccAGCACGCCGTCCTCCTCGACAAGACCACCTCTGAGAAGCTCTACAAGGATGTCCAGTCCTACCGTCTGGTCACCGTCGCTACTCTCGTCGACAGAATGAAGGTCAACGGTTCCCTGGCCCGCCAGTGCCTCAACGACCTCGAGGAGAAGGGCCTCATCAAGCCCGTTGTCACCCACAGCAAGATGAAGATCTACA CCCGCGCCGTTGGTGGTTCCTAA